Proteins found in one Planctomycetes bacterium MalM25 genomic segment:
- a CDS encoding CAAX amino terminal protease self- immunity, with translation MTDDDLDPRDDTPPPSDRWLDANNTWTYLLPMVVFMLLGQLEPTPTKAGLFGLTYDHYPAIYAFKLACVAVTLWFCRAAWGQWRWSGPEGKGISPLAIVVGVVGLFLWIGCSSLNLEGKLIELVGGPDSPAMGVLGLIGFGERSSFNPLKQITEPANRYAFIFVRMLGLTLFVPLFEELMLRGWLMRTVISPNLWRVPFGRVTTTAILVGTAFPMLTHPEKFAAMIWFSLVTWLMVRTKNFWDCVTAHAITNFLLGVYVLWFGAWHLW, from the coding sequence ATGACCGACGACGACCTCGATCCCCGCGACGACACCCCGCCGCCCAGCGACCGCTGGCTCGACGCCAACAACACGTGGACCTACCTGTTGCCGATGGTGGTCTTCATGCTGCTGGGGCAGTTGGAGCCCACCCCCACCAAGGCGGGTCTCTTCGGCCTGACCTACGACCACTACCCGGCGATCTACGCGTTCAAGCTGGCGTGCGTCGCGGTGACCCTCTGGTTCTGCCGCGCCGCCTGGGGCCAGTGGAGATGGTCCGGCCCCGAGGGGAAGGGGATCTCTCCGCTGGCGATCGTCGTCGGGGTGGTGGGCCTCTTCCTGTGGATCGGGTGCTCCTCGCTGAACCTCGAGGGCAAGCTGATCGAGTTGGTCGGCGGCCCGGATAGCCCCGCGATGGGCGTGTTGGGCCTGATCGGTTTCGGCGAGCGTTCCTCGTTCAACCCGCTCAAGCAGATCACCGAGCCGGCGAACCGGTACGCGTTCATCTTCGTTCGGATGCTCGGGCTCACGCTCTTTGTGCCGTTGTTCGAGGAGCTGATGCTCCGCGGGTGGCTCATGCGGACCGTGATCAGCCCGAATCTCTGGCGGGTCCCCTTCGGGCGGGTCACGACCACGGCGATCCTTGTCGGCACCGCCTTCCCGATGCTGACCCACCCCGAGAAGTTCGCCGCGATGATCTGGTTCAGCCTGGTGACTTGGCTGATGGTCCGCACGAAGAACTTCTGGGACTGTGTCACCGCGCACGCGATCACCAACTTCTTGCTGGGGGTGTACGTGCTGTGGTTCGGCGCATGGCATCTGTGGTAG